One genomic region from Phragmites australis chromosome 1, lpPhrAust1.1, whole genome shotgun sequence encodes:
- the LOC133920547 gene encoding uncharacterized protein LOC133920547, translating to MVMEEAMDGEMSLSNMVLGFFEEADRERWPENDDDDEGSSGGHAAESKAFWQAQHSQLHEALAKTSPAESRMRGDTEEAIKNMRAAAAAACSCTGRAAVGDCRRCMLRHVAERLRDAGYNSALCKSKWTRSPDIPSGEHSYVDVVVQTRSGKAVRVVVELSFRAEFEVARASAGYRALVTALPEVFVGRSDRLRAVVKVMCAAAKQCMKENNMHMGPWRKHKYMQSKWLGTHERTAAATAAATPVVAAVVTVGSPEKQTKFMGSILSLDFARTAVEVV from the exons ATGGTGATGGAGGAGGCCATGGACGGTGAGATGAGCTTGTCGAACATGGTGCTGGGCTTCTTCGAGGAGGCCGACAGGGAGCGATGGCCGGAgaacgacgacgatgacgagggCTCCAGCGGCGGCCACGCCGCCGAGAGCAAGGCCTTCTGGCAGGCCCAGCACTCCCAGCTGCAT GAGGCTCTGGCCAAGACCAGCCCGGCGGAGAGCAGGATGCGTGGGGACACGGAGGAGGCTATCAAGAACATGCGCGCCGCGGCAGCCGCGGCCTGCTCCTGCACGGGACGGGCGGCGGTCGGGGACTGCCGACGCTGCATGCTTCGGCACGTCGCCGAGCGGCTGCGCGACGCCGGGTACAACAGCGCGCTCTGCAAGTCCAAGTGGACGCGCTCGCCGGACATCCCTTCAG GTGAGCACAGCTACGTGGACGTGGTGGTGCAGACGAGGAGCGGCAAGGCGGTgcgggtggtggtggagctcaGCTTCCGCGCCGAGTTCGAGGTGGCGCGCGCCAGCGCCGGGTACCGCGCGCTGGTGACCGCGCTCCCTGAAGTGTTCGTCGGTCGCTCGGACCGGCTGCGCGCCGTGGTCAAGGTCATGTGCGCCGCGGCCAAGCAGTGTATGAAGGAGAACAACATGCACATGGGCCCATGGAGGAAGCACAAGTACATGCAGTCCAAGTGGCTCGGCACGCACGAGCGGACGGCCGCTGCCACCGCCGCGGCGACGCCGGTGGTGGCCGCAGTGGTGACGGTCGGCTCGCCAGAGAAGCAAACCAAGTTCATGGGGTCCATCCTGAGCCTCGACTTTGCCCGGACAGCGGTCGAGGTCGTGTGA
- the LOC133920514 gene encoding uncharacterized protein LOC133920514: MDDEDYSWVRRTRFSHSVVRSNSGRSQFGAFVEQFNRGAALKQKGSASGFKLHGLNMEPGTRLSASSIPTTSSLSAQPKPQDSPSLAERKQHEKASDHPLQEASAKQDDGKAANGEKGSSNLSVAVHREPVAQSPEDESPGALEFSFHPDDQSLRLQRACSSPAPFPSKKTPRSDAMVRSSSLHVHGEGPRTKQRARSPLPTRDVSDVFQEAKSSSKRFSTPPPRRRSMSSQALNGSPPVALAPAKALGKLKQRKECLANGRAKVAALEVLEKWSVDRSQLLIGHRFASGAHSRLFHGIYKEQPVAVKFIRQPDDEEDAELAAQLENQFNTEVATLSRLNHPNVIKLVGACSSPPVFCVITEFLSGGSLRAFLHKLDHKSLPLDKIISISLDIAHGMAYIHSQGVVHRDVKPENIIFDGEFCAKIVDFGIACEEAYCDPLANDTGTFRWMAPEMMKHKSYGRKVDVYSFGLILWEMFSGSIPYEDLTPFQAAFAVFDKNVRPVIPASCPAPVRLLIEQCWTSHSEKRPEFWQIVQILDKFKMVLDRDGTLESMPSSNCQETHDHKNWLAHWVQKLKHSQPDLSGPPPPKLL, from the exons ATGGACGACGAGGATTACTCGTGGGTGCGGCGGACGCGGTTCTCCCACTCCGTCGTCCGCTCCAATTCCGGCAGGTCGCAGTTCGGCGCCTTCGTCGAACAGTTCAACCGCGGCGCCGCGCTGAAGCAGAAGGGATCTGCCTCGGGGTTCAAGCTCCATGGCCTCAACATGGAGCCAGGGACGAGGCTCTCCGCCTCCTCCATTCCGACCACGAGTTCACTGAGCGCCCAGCCGAAGCCGCAGGACTCGCCTTCACTCGCCGAACGGAAGCAGCACGAGAAGGCTAGTGATCATCCGTTGCAAGAAGCATCGGCGAAGCAGGACGATGGCAAGGCTGCAAATGGGGAGAAGGGAAGCAGCAACCTAAGCGTGGCCGTCCATCGCGAGCCCGTGGCGCAGAGCCCGGAGGATGAGAGCCCTGGAGCTCTTGAGTTCTCCTTCCACCCCGATGATCAGAGCTTGAGGCTGCAGAGAGCGTGCTCTAGCCCCGCTCCTTTCCCGAGCAAGAAAACGCCACGCAGTGACGCCATGGTGCGCAGCTCTTCGCTGCATGTCCACGGCGAGGGGCCGAGGACGAAGCAGAGGGCGAGATCCCCTCTCCCAACTCGCGACGTTTCTGACGTGTTTCAGGAGGCCAAATCATCCAGCAAGAGATTCTCCACCCCACCGCCACGTCGGAGATCCATGTCTTCGCAAGCACTGAATGGGAGTCCGCCGGTGGCCTTAGCCCCGGCGAAGGCGCTGGGCAAGCTGAAGCAGAGGAAGGAGTGCCTTGCCAATGGAAGGGCGAAGGTTGCTGCACTGGAGGTGCTCGAGAAATGGTCCGTTGATCGCTCTCAACTGCTCATTGGGCACAGATTTGCTTCCGGGGCCCACAGCCGGTTGTTCCACGGAATCTACAAAGAGCAGCCTGTTGCCGTCAAGTTCATCAGACAGcctgatgatgaggaagatgcaGAGCTAGCTGCTCAGCTTGAGAACCAGTTCAACACGGAGGTTGCCACACTGTCACGCCTCAACCACCCTAATGTCATTAAG CTGGTTGGAGCATGCAGCAGTCCTCCGGTATTCTGTGTCATCACTGAGTTCCTCTCTGGGGGTTCTTTAAGAGCGTTTCTGCACAAGCTGGATCACAAATCTCTTCCTCTAGACAAGATTATCTCAATCAGCTTGGATATCGCACACGGCATGGCATACATTCACTCGCAAGGAGTTGTCCATCGTGATGTGAAGCCAGAGAACATCATATTTGACGGAGAATTTTGTGCAAAGATTGTTGATTTTGGAATAGCTTGTGAAGAAGCGTACTGTGACCCTCTGGCAAATGACACTGGGACTTTCAGATGGATGGCTCCAGAGATGATGAAGCACAAATCATATGGTCGAAAAGTCGATGTTTACAGCTTTGGCCTTATCTTATGGGAAATGTTTTCCGGTTCAATACCGTATGAAGACCTGACTCCATTCCAAGCAGCTTTTGCTGTTTTTGACAAG aatgTGAGGCCGGTCATTCCTGCTAGCTGCCCAGCGCCAGTACGACTTCTAATCGAGCAATGTTGGACCTCGCATTCGGAGAAGAGGCCTGAATTCTGGCAAATTGTTCAAATATTGGATAAATTTAAGATGGTTCTTGACAGAGATGGAACACTCGAGAGCATGCCAAGCTCTAACTGCCAGGAGACTCATGATCACAAGAACTGGCTAGCTCATTGGGTCCAGAAGCTCAAACATAGCCAGCCTGATCTCTCTGGACCTCCGCCGCCAAAACTGTTGTAA